Proteins co-encoded in one Lynx canadensis isolate LIC74 chromosome C1, mLynCan4.pri.v2, whole genome shotgun sequence genomic window:
- the ANKRD35 gene encoding ankyrin repeat domain-containing protein 35 has translation MKRIFSCSSSQVAVEKWNRRDQKLLEAVQRGDVGRVASLASRKSARPTKLNSSGQSSFHLAASKGLTECLTILLANGADINSKNEDGSTALHLATISCQPQCVKVLLHHGANEDAVDAENRSPLHWAASSGCASSVLLLCDHEAFLNVPDNDGRTPLMIASLGGHAAICSQLLQRGAQVNVTDKDAKSALILACEKGSAEVAELLLSHGADAGAVDNEGHDALHYAVRSEDRELWRLLRQALLRQGRQGGQGLAQHLDLTSQASPSESLVGSPPQSPWRAEPEEEEDPCPEEWRRKYEEEQRKVSQLEQELVRKTEESEARAAACLGLENGIREQVQELGLLLSPQPWTPGGQGSSLRPGGDGMEQGCPLDLLAERIQELKKQQQAAAAAAAKRALASKKAEDLVSGEVLYEAPGGAQPEEQGPPQSPRSETIGKATGQQLTTGGGQALGPDHTDKPRAGQKEGPRAPGAEPAGTAAAPVGPGDVNQLLLQLREELAAVWREKDAARGALSRPVLEGALGTPRAEAAAAAWEKMEARLEQVLVRLDRAKAGLPVSPDAASRPREGALHAGPETTSEENEGGRPGAPGARGEPLGAPARGQVPGGGPAKGRLEKEVAALRLSNSNLLGELGQLGQERQRLQGEPQSLSQRLQRDFVPKPEAQDQLRQLRRSVGLLTDELAAEKEATEQLRQRLASQSSGLRGLWDDLPPDVVGRGVAGRTAAEPLEELRACIRALADGHREAQDSLARLEQENRRLRGSPGPRGEPPGTFSQGPVSPQVAALEQDLGKLEEELRAVQATMSGKSQEIGTLKKLLYQATEEVAELRAREAASLRQHEKTRGSLVAQAQAWGQELKALLEKYNTACREMGRLREAAAEERRRSGDLAARAAEQERQAAELRGRSQQFEKTAEVLRDKVEHLIGACRDKEAKIKELLKKLEQLSEEVLAVRGENARLALQLQDSQKNHEEIISAYRKHLLNAAQGYMEQEVYNILLRILSIQEE, from the exons GTGGAGAAATGGAACCGCCGTGACCAGAAGCTGCTGGAGGCAGTGCAGCGGGGGGATGTGGGACGCGTGGCCTCCCTGGCCTCGAGGAAGTCGGCCCGACCCACCAAGCTGAACTCGAGTGGCCAGTCCTC GTTTCATCTGGCAGCCTCCAAAGGCCTGACAGAATGTCTGACTATCCTGCTGGCAAATGGAGCTGACATCAACAGCAAAAACGAGGATG gaaGCACTGCCCTGCACTTGGCCACCATCTCCTGCCAGCCACAATGTGTCAAAGTCCTGCTGCAC CATGGTGCCAACGAAGATGCTGTGGATGCAGAAAATCGTAGTCCGCTGCACTGGGCAG cctcctctggcTGTGCCTCAAGTGTTCTCCTGCTGTGTGACCACGAAGCCTTCCTGAACGTCCCAGATAAT GACGGACGTACACCCCTGATGATCGCATCGCTGGGTGGCCATGCAGCTATCTGCTCACAGCTACTGCAGAGAGGTGCCCAGGTTAATGTCACGGACAAGGATGCCAA GTCGGCTCTGATCCTGGCCTGTGAGAAAGGCAGCGCGGAGGTGGCCGAGCTGCTCCTGAGCCACGGGGCAGACGCAGGGGCGGTGGACAACGAGGGGCATGACGCTCTGCATTATGCTGTACGCTCGGAGGACAGGGAGCTCTGGAGGCTGCTCCGGCAGGCCCTGCTCCGGCAGGGGCGGCAGGGAG GTCAGGGGCTTGCTCAACATCTGGATCTTACATCCCAG GCCTCCCCATCAGAGTCTCTGGTGGGTTCTCCACCCCAGAGCCCGTGGAGAGCGGAGCCCGAGGAAGAGGAAGACCCATGCCCGGAGGAGTGGAGGCGGAAGTatgaagaggagcagaggaaggttTCTCAGTTGGAGCAGGAGCTGGTGCGAAAGACGGAAGAGAGCGAGGCTCGGGCTGCAGCCTGCCTGGGCCTGGAGAACGGGATTCGAGAGCAGGTGCAGGAGCTGGGGCTTCTCCTATCACCACAGCCTTggactccaggagggcagggctctAGTCTCCGGCCTGGAGGAGATGGCATGGAGCAGGGTTGTCCCCTGGACCTTCTGGCCGAGCGCATTCAAGAActaaagaagcagcagcaggcagCAGCTGCAGCTGCAGCCAAACGGGCGTTAGCTTCTAAGAAAGCAGAGGATTTGGTCTCGGGGGAGGTCCTGTATGAAGCCCCTGGAGGGGCCCAACCGGAAGAGCAGGGgccaccccagagccccaggtCTGAGACCATTGGGAAAGCCACAGGACAGCAGCTGACCACCGGCGGTGGACAGGCCCTTGGCCCTGATCACACCGACAAGCCACGTGCTGGCCAGAAAGAGGGGCCCCGGGCCCCAGGGGCTGAACCAGCAGGCACCGCGGCTGCACCAGTGGGCCCCGGAGACGTGAACCAGCTCCTGCTACAACTGAGGGAGGAGCTGGCCGCGGTGTGGCGAGAAAAGGATGCCGCCCGAGGGGCTTTGTCAAGGCCGGTCCTGGAGGGAGCTCTGGGGACACCCCGGGCCGAGGCTGCGGCGGCTGCCTGGGAGAAGATGGAGGCCAGGCTGGAGCAGGTGCTGGTGAGGCTGGACAGGGCCAAGGCGGGATTACCCGTGAGCCCTGACGCCGCTTCCCGGCCCAGAGAGGGAGCCCTGCACGCCGGCCCAGAGACCACCTCCGAAGAGAATGAAGGGGGGcggccaggggctcctggggctcGCGGAGAGCCTCTAGGGGCCCCCGCAAGGGGACAGGTGCCTGGAGGAGGTCCGGCCAAGGGACGGTTGGAGAAGGAGGTGGCGGCCCTGCGGCTGAGCAACAGTAACCTGCTGGGGGAGCTGGGGCAgctggggcaggagaggcagcGGCTGCAGGGGGAGCCGCAGTCCCTGAGCCAGCGTCTGCAGCGGGATTTCGTCCCCAAGCCGGAGGCGCAGGACCAGCTGCGGCAGTTGCGGCGCAGCGTGGGGCTGCTGACAGATGAACTGGCCGCGGAGAAGGAGGCCACCGAGCAGCTGCGGCAGCGCCTGGCCTCCCAGAGCAGTGGCCTCCGCGGGCTGTGGGACGACCTGCCGCCGGACGTGGTGGGCAGGGGCGTCGCGGGGCGCACGGCGGCCGAACCCCTGGAGGAGCTGCGGGCCTGCATCCGCGCCCTGGCCGACGGGCACCGCGAGGCCCAAGACTCACTGGCCCGGCTGGAGCAGGAAAACCGGCGGCTGCGCGGGTCCCCCGGCCCCCGCGGGGAGCCACCCGGCACCTTCTCACAGGGCCCAGTCTCCCCCCAGGTGGCCGCTCTGGAGCAGGACCTGGGGAAGCTGGAGGAGGAGCTGCGGGCCGTCCAGGCCACGATGAGCGGGAAGAGCCAGGAGATCGGGACGCTGAAGAAGCTGCTGTACCAGGCCACTGAGGAGGTGGCCGAGCTGCGGGCCCGTGAGGCCGCCAGCCTGCGGCAGCACGAGAAAACGCGGGGCTCGCTGGTGGCCCAGGCCCAGGCTTGGGGCCAGGAGCTGAAGGCCCTCCTGGAGAAGTATAACACGGCGTGCCGGGAGATGGGCCGGCTGCGCGAGGCCGCGGCCGAGGAGCGGCGCCGCAGCGGGGACCTGGCGGCGCGGGCCGCGGAGCAGGAGCGCCAGGCCGCCGAGCTGCGCGGGCGCTCCCAGCAGTTTGAGAAGACGGCCGAGGTGCTCAGGGACAAGGTGGAGCATCTCATCGGGGCCTGCCGGGACAAGGAGGCCAAG aTCAAGGAATTGTTGAAGAAGCTGGAACAGCTTTCAGAGGAGGTCTTGGCAGTGCGGGGAGAAAACGCTCGCCTTGCCTTGCAGCTGCAG GATTCCCAGAAGAACCATGAAGAGATCATCTCCGCCTATAGGAAGCACCTGCTGAATGCCGCTCAG GGTTACATGGAACAAGAGGTGTATAATATTCTGCTGCGAATCCTCAGCATACAGGAAGAGTGA